The following coding sequences are from one Rhinoraja longicauda isolate Sanriku21f chromosome 35, sRhiLon1.1, whole genome shotgun sequence window:
- the znf488 gene encoding zinc finger protein 488, with protein sequence MEYFPFSKGLWAGDNRFLHHHFTDILTSVHIIREVPEDAVFGPCILQNTFYDTIAFIALKSSDRRSVPYVFRVDAAALNSSTDGLSWLRLVQSANNNKEQNLEAYLKNGQLYYRSTRRIGRDEELFVWYDKELSTLLGFTDIKPRTGSNTFRCADCDQELKYENPYLAHVRFLCAKRNDHLWRDFRALGFGHDSLWKELPRSVEVRDKSRVTNFHRIAHDLEHSKKKPAAQDEGRPSSEKHPSKRKQDGAEESRSRNTVLLEKTNNLVCVQGGVSKDEPSVFPAFAVSVWKLNSDKFLLKRDSSEHKTSAFTEVRRPRERAKADKSEGNVKDGAPDLIRKARTELVLSSTGSAFSSVLPSGVREDQKSAFCQPSRRSGEGPPLLLAHALPAAAESPGDLSDSIATSHLLGPANLLGSKSLSTDLGNSHILHPSVTNNSPRLYSTDMWPKPVGVQLQSTSSLTLLPPSYTSFGVSAQNWCAKCNASFRMTSDLVFHMRSHHKKEFATEYLNKRRREDKLTCPICNEFFRERHHLSRHMTSHN encoded by the exons ATGGAATATTTCCCGTTTTCTAAGGGATTATGGGCAGGTGACAACAGATTTCTGCATCACCACTTCACTGACATATTAACAAGTGTGCACATTATCCGGGAGGTCCCTGAAGACGCAGTCTTCGGCCCCTGCATCCTCCAGAACACATTTTACGACACTATCGCTTTCATTGCCTTGAAATCTTCAGACCGGCGAAGTGTGCCCTACGTGTTTCGG GTGGATGCGGCTGCGTTGAATAGCTCGACGGATGGATTGTCCTGGTTGCGACTGGTGCAATCGGCCAACAATAACAAGGAGCAAAACCTGGAGGCTTACTTGAAGAACGGACAACTGTACTATCGCTCCACACGGAGAATCGGGAGGGATGAGGAACTCTTCGTGTGGTACGACAAGGAACTGTCCACGCTCCTCGGCTTCACCGACATCAAACCCCGCACTGGCTCGAACA CCTTCAGATGCGCCGACTGTGATCAGGAACTGAAGTATGAAAATCCATATCTGGCCCATGTTCGATTCTTATGCGCGAAGAGGAATGATCATCTCTGGCGAGATTTTCGGGCCCTGGGGTTTGGTCACGATAGCCTTTGGAAAGAGCTTCCCAGGAGCGTAGAGGTCAGAGATAAGAGCAGAGTGACCAACTTCCACAGGATTGCCCATGATCTGGAGCACTCCAAGAAGAAACCTGCGGCGCAGGACGAGGGGCGACCTTCCTCGGAGAAACACCCCAGCAAGCGGAAACAGGACGGTGCAGAGGAGAGCAGAAGTAGGAACACAGTCTTGTTGGAGAAAACTAATAACCTGGTGTGCGTCCAGGGAGGCGTTTCTAAAGACGAACCAAGTGTTTTCCCCGCTTTCGCAGTTTCCGTTTGGAAACTTAATTCCGACAAGTTTCTATTGAAGAGGGATTCGTCGGAACATAAAACAAGTGCATTCACCGAGGTCCGTCGACCGCGTGAAAGGGCCAAAGCTGACAAATCAGAGGGAAATGTTAAAGACGGAGCCCCTGATCTGATCAGGAAGGCAAGGACAGAGCTGGTGCTCAGCTCCACTGGGAGCGCCTTCTCTTCGGTTTTGCCATCTGGTGTCAGAGAGGATCAGAAGAGTGCGTTCTGTCAGCCGAGCAGACGAAGCGGGGAAGGGCCACCTCTGCTTCTTGCTCATGCACTGCCTGCCGCTGCCGAAAGCCCGGGGGATTTATCAGATTCTATCGCCACCAGTCATCTCCTGGGCCCCGCCAATCTGCTGGGCTCCAAGTCTCTCAGCACTGATCTGGGCAATTCACACATACTGCACCCGAGTGTTACAAACAACAGCCCACGTTTATACAGCACTGACATGTGGCCTAAACCAGTCGGCGTACAACTCCAATCTACGTCCTCGCTGACCCTGCTGCCACCGTCCTACACGTCATTTGGGGTTTCGGCCCAGAACTGGTGTGCCAAATGCAACGCGTCCTTTCGAATGACTTCGGACCTGGTGTTTCACATGAGATCCCACCATAAAAAGGAATTCGCAACTGAGTACCTGAACAAGAGAAGGAGGGAGGACAAGTTGACGTGCCCGATATGTAATGAATTTTTTAGGGAGCGCCACCATCTATCGCGACACATGACATCTCACAATTGA